The following nucleotide sequence is from Nitrospirae bacterium YQR-1.
CATAAAGCAGAGTCATTTTTTGCGGAGATATTATAACATGCCGGAAATGGCTTTAGAGTGTCAGGGGCTGTGGAAGAGGTTTAAAAAGGGTGAGAGGTTTAACTCGCTGAGGGATTTACTGCCGGGAGCGTTAAAGGGTTTTTTCTCAAGAGACAGTCAATTGAAGCAGGGGGAGTTTTGGGCGCTTAAAGACGTATCGTTTGAAGTCCAAAGTGGTGAGGCCTTTGGCATAATAGGACCTAACGGAGCCGGTAAGAGCACATTATTAAAGTTAATCGCCAAAATTTTGCAGCCCAACGCAGGTGTAATAAAGGTAACGGGAAGGCTTGCCGCTCTCATTGAACTGGGTGCCGGGTTTCACCCTGACTTAACAGGCAAAGAAAATATTTATCTCAACGGCGCCATTTTGGGGATGAAAAAACGTGATATAGACAAACGATTTGAAAGCATAGTGGAGTTTTCCTCTTTGTCGGGTTTTTTGGATACACCGCTTAGGCACTACTCAAGCGGCATGTTTGCCCGGTTGGGGTTTGCCGTTGCCACGCATGTGGATGCCGGCATTTTGCTTATAGATGAGGTGTTGAGTGTCGGGGATGCCGGTTTTCAGGTAAAGTGTATTTCAAAGATGCACGACCTGATAGCCCAGGGGACAACCGTAATCTTTATAAGCCACAATGTAAGACAAGTAGCGAGGCTTTGTAAACAGGTGCTTGTACTGTCAAAAGGAGAGACTGCGGCTCTTACAAACGCCGATGAGGCGGTTAACCTCTACTATAGTCTTGTCAGCGGCACATCGTCAAAAGACACAGACGCACGGGATAAGGCCATTACCGTTACTCCCTCAGATGACATGTGTAATCCCGTGGACTCCGTGCAGTTTGGAAGTGATATTAATCTTTTTGTCAAATGCACGCTGCCTGAGAGTTTTCCAAAGTCGTATCTTATTGTCAAAGTTGGTAACCACTACGGTGTGGACTTTCTGTCGTTTAACACAGAAAGAGCCGGAATAGAGATACGTGCGGGCACAACGGAGCTGCTTTGCCGGATTGAAAACCCAAGGCTTTTACCCAACCGCTACAGAATAGCCGCATGGCTTATGGACACACTTACCGGGCAGGTCATAGATTATTTCCTGCATCAGGAAAAGGACTTGATAATAGAGCCCCCTGAGGCGGAGATGTTAAGACGGCTTCCAAACCCCGAGGCCACAGTGTTAGATGCTGTTTACACATGGAGACGTCTGTAGCTAATACCAAGTAGCAGTCATTCGATTAACTTTGTTGGCTTTGTCGAAAGCTCCTTGGTATAACGTGATTTATATCATGATGTTTTTTTCATACTATATTTTATTTTTCACCTCTGTGGCAACAGAAAATGCTTGCCGCCGTTTAGCTCATAGTTTGCCTTAAACAGAATATCACTCCATTGTTTTGTGGAATTATCAAAAGCGTCTCCGTACATGCGCCAAAAAAGCTCATGCGGGGTGGCAAGGTAAACATAATCATACTTGCCCGAACTCAACTGCTCATACCACTGCCCGATTGTCAGCTCACAGCTCCAGATATCCCCCTCAAAAAACGGCTTTCCTATTGACCAGCACCCCATGTTAAAACGCCTCGGGATTAATTCGTAACTTATAACCCTGTGCTCAAACCCCGTTGTTCCTAAAAACACTATAAATACCTTGCTATCTGCCAAAGTCTTTGTTTTAATAAACTCTATCTGTGCGCTAAGTTTGTGCCTGAACCATTTGACCTCATAATCAGGGTGCGCAAACACTGTGGTTACATTTTTAAGTACCGGATACCGTATGAAAAACAATGACGTTAACAGTACATAAAAAATCAGCAGCTTATATTGTCCATGCTTAGGCTTAAAACCACTTTCAGGAAGTATAAAGCCATATAGAACCAGTGAAAACGACAGCAGATACGTCCCCGTATATCTC
It contains:
- a CDS encoding ABC transporter ATP-binding protein; translated protein: MPEMALECQGLWKRFKKGERFNSLRDLLPGALKGFFSRDSQLKQGEFWALKDVSFEVQSGEAFGIIGPNGAGKSTLLKLIAKILQPNAGVIKVTGRLAALIELGAGFHPDLTGKENIYLNGAILGMKKRDIDKRFESIVEFSSLSGFLDTPLRHYSSGMFARLGFAVATHVDAGILLIDEVLSVGDAGFQVKCISKMHDLIAQGTTVIFISHNVRQVARLCKQVLVLSKGETAALTNADEAVNLYYSLVSGTSSKDTDARDKAITVTPSDDMCNPVDSVQFGSDINLFVKCTLPESFPKSYLIVKVGNHYGVDFLSFNTERAGIEIRAGTTELLCRIENPRLLPNRYRIAAWLMDTLTGQVIDYFLHQEKDLIIEPPEAEMLRRLPNPEATVLDAVYTWRRL